DNA sequence from the Coffea arabica cultivar ET-39 chromosome 11c, Coffea Arabica ET-39 HiFi, whole genome shotgun sequence genome:
TCCGGATTTCATATAGTATCTGCTAAACCCATGTAATTTTCTAACCCACAACTATCATTATCACTAACCTTTCCACAAATAGACCACTTAATCATAATTCCATCAATCATTAATTAATGTACCCTTTAACGGCATTAATCCCTTTGTTAATAAATGACTATAGCCAATATCATAATTAGTATCTTTCCCAAAATCCGAAATATATCCTGAAACCACTCAGAATATCCAATCCTAACTTTTGTACTACACTGAATGCGTACTTCTCATTACCTAATGACGCCAACCCCTTTCCCGTTTATCACACCAATAATACTCTCATCTACACCGCGCGTATGACTTCATTCATATCCCCTACCGTCCGATCACAGGACTGCGCGTTTGACTTGTTGAACACAAACTAAActaatctttttcctttttttcccccctcTTTGGTGAAAAGCAAAATCTATATTAAAGACAAactaaactcttttttttttttccttggtgAAAAGTAAACTAAACTACCGAATCTAATTTGCAGTAGTGGTTTTTGAACTAGTTGAACCGGTTTTCAAcgttaggttgtgtttggattgtatttttcatggaataattactgtagcattttttgtgatgtgatatatgtgagataaaaaagtgattgaaaatataaaaaggtgggttgaaaaatgtgtttatgatacaagcgaAATAATATTTGGAATAAGCtgactatccaaacaaaccgcGCGGTACTAGCAATTTTACCTAGTACTTCCTCCGTCCtattttgatagtcctgttttcttttttcatctaTCCCAAATTatctaagaaaaaaaattaaattaaaatgaaaagtaGACTATAATTCGAGACAGATAAAAAACGAAAACAGAAACTATCAAAATGGAACAGAAGGagaataaattttttgaaacgTAACATATGAACTTGTCtaagaaaaaaagtcaaatcAAATGATGGTCAAAGTTTAGATATGTAAATTACTCTCATTTACACCACGCTACTTTATATAAGCAAATCCGAGGGCAAGTGAGGGAGGGAGGTGGGAAGTACACGCGAAGAGTAGAGAAGAGAGGAGGGAGGAAGGTGTTTGTTAGGACAGGAAACGCTGGACCCTCCGCGAAAGCCTCACTCCAAAGTCAGTTGTTTTCAACTCCCGAGGAGTGATAGTGAGAAGAGAGTGGTGGACAGAGAAAGAGAAAGCTACGGCAGAGTGAGCCACTAAGTACTGTACGCATACCAACGACAGCGCCCTCCACCTCCCACCGCCACCACCTTTACTTCCTTCAGCTGTCACCGTTCCTCTAACAAAACCTTTGCATCACCAGCTCTCCCAAGGTCTCAACCAATGCTGTGTAACTGAATAAATAAAGTTCCAGTTCGTTTTTGGATTCGGATCGGGTTGGGAGAAATGGATCCGCAAGCGTCCTATAATCTGGGATGTGATACGGCGGCGTATAACTTAGCGGAGATCTGGCCGTTTCCGATGAACAACGGTCCCGGTCCCGGTGCAAGCGCTGCGACGTCGTTTCACAATACTAATGACTTTGTTGCCACTATGAGTATGAACATGAATGTGAATTCCGGTGTTAATAGAGACCGTGATCCGATGGTAATGGAGCAGGCTCCAAATCCGACTCCCAACAGCAGTGGTGGCGGAGGAGTTAGGCGGAGAAGAGATGACGATGAGGCAGTTAAAGGAGTTTCAAATAGCAGTAATGGCAATGCCATGGTAATTTTTCCTACTAAAATTACACTCAATTTACGCTGTGCATATGAAAGTTTACTAAGCTGGAAATTCTTtccacactctttttttttttttttttttgcttttgttgtttagttgttttagttgaattgcttgGATGTAGTATATTAGAAGTTATTTCAAATCAGATTCTGCATTGTTTTAGAATTTGTCATTGTTTTGAGCTGATTTTATCTATATTAAGTTCATAGGCATCAGAATCTAGAGTTCGTAAATTGAAGATCCACGTGGATTGCCTGTGCATTATACCAATTCTACCGTTACCGTTAGTTGCTATCACTGTTTAACCTGAAGATTTGAACTATGAATTGCTTAATTTTGATTATGATTTAGCGGCTTTTGACAATTGTGCAGAAAGCATGTGATAGTAAAAAACTTAAGACAGCAGGAGCGCATGAGAATCGGGAAGCGGAGGCAGAAGGGGAAGCAAATTCAGGCAAGGCAGCGGAACCATCTCCAAAACCGGCTGAACCGCCTAAGCAAGATTACATCCATGTGCGAGCGAGAAGAGGTCAAGCTACAGACAGTCATAGTCTAGCCGAAAGGGTAATTTTCTTTAGATTATCTATCGATTTGTTGTAGTAATTCTTTACGTTGCTGATAGTAAGGGTAATAGTTAAGAGGTTGGAGGtcttcaaattttcattcagTAGCTGCATCAGATGGATTAATAGAAAAGTAGCACGCTACTTCTGGAAAATAACAAAGGCTTAGTTGTTTTATTTTACTGATATGCAGGCTAGGCGAGAGAAGATAAGTGAGAGGATGAAAATTCTCCAGGACCTGGTCCCTGGTTGTAACAAGGTGAGCTCTGGCTTTATATCCATTTGTCTTTTACTTCATGAACTAACAGTTCTTGTTTGTTGATACTGTGGTAAATTTTGACATTGGGAAATGGTATCATTTGCTCGCTAATTGTCATATAAGATGACATAgagaattgaaaaagaattttcttttgtttttcttagttttttttatcCTTCTTATTCAATTGAGATTTCACACAGTTTGATCTTCATTAAAGCTGATGAAGCCACTTAAAGTATAAGCAACTTAAATCAACTTAGATCTCATTATGGCTGATAGTACCCATAGAAACAGATACGTAAGGTAGATAGTAAATTAAAGTGACACCTGATCCTTGCTGTCAAAGGTCATCAAGTTTTTGTAGTACAGCATTAATGAAAATCACCACAAGAGAATGAAAACAATAGGTATTTGAACTAAATTGGCGGAAGATGATCCTAGTGGTGCACCTTCCCATTGGATGACTGAAGGTAGTGCTGCTGGAGGTAAAAAATCAAGTCCCAAGAAATTTCTCTTTCAATCTTTTCCCTCCAAGAAATCTCTCTTTCAATCTTTTCTCTTACAATTCGGTCATATTTTTCCCTCTGTTACTGTagactcatttttcaccttccTAAGGAGTCTAGGGATAAATTAACACTGCTACATTGGTTGGAGTCTGTTTCTGTGGATgctctttctttgttttatcctgagtgcttttttttttttaatgtgtaAGAGTTATTTCTGAATTGCACCTCTAGCTGTTGCACAATTTAGTTATCTTGAAGGGTAATATTTCACTTCTTTAAGCTGGCAAACTTTGGAGGATATGTCAGTTTTCTAACAGAAGTTGGTCTTCGGATTCAGGTTATCGGAAAAGCTCTGGTTCTTGATGAGATTATCAATTATATCCAATCCTTACAGCGCCAAGTTGAGGTACAGTCTGTACAGTCTTCCCCCTtcccccaaaaagaaaaaggaaaaagaagaagaaaagagaagcaGCTTCTTGTGAATAGTGGATAATCCTATGACTACTCCTGCTTTTGGCTCATTCTGTAACAGTTTATACTGAATTGCAAATTTACTTGCCTTCCAGTTTCTTTCAATGAAGCTTGAAGCAGTTAATTCAAGATTAAGCCCTGGAATTGAAGGTTTTCCCTCCAAAGATGTAAGTGCACTAGACATCTATCATGAGTTGCCAGAATGTGTCCCATGATAGGAGCTATACATTGTGAAACATTTGGAATTAGTGGGTGTGCAGTTGAGTCAAGCCAAATCATTACTTGATCTTCATAATTTGAGCTTACCTGACTCCTGAATCCTTACTTTTGTTCGAACTCGCTGCTGTTAAGAGTTCTTTTGTCTTGCTTAAAAGCTACGCTAAAGGAAAATCTCGTGACTTGGTGAGGAACTTTGTTCATCTTTTCTTTCAATGAAATGAAAGACCAAACATCATTTCCTTTCTAAAATTTTTCAGCACTTTGAAACATATTATGTGAAGAAAGGACACCTTATTTATTAAACTACATACAGTAGAGAAAGATTGAAAGCTGTTGAAGGATCATAAAAGATAGAGACGGGACTTGCTACTATTGATAAAATATATAGATACTTTTACCTTTATTTACATACTTTTGGTGTAAATTTTTTGACATGTAGCACATGTTGTTTCCAGTTTGGCCAGCAGCCATTTGATTCATCTGGGATGGCCTTTGCTTCACAGGCGGTGAGGGAATATGCTAGAGGTACATCACCTGATTGGTTGCACATGCAGATTGGTGGTGGTTTTGAAAGATCatcatgagtaaatatagttcaGATCAACTGGTAATAAGAGCGTTGAGAAACCAGGCTCATTCATTCAGTGACCATCAGAAGATGTCCATTTTTCTGGGTCAAAGAGTTAGCTTACACTCGTTTCTTCATCAAAGCCACAGAAATGTCGGTAGTCTCTTCGACTCCTGAAGCTTATATCAGAATATCTCCATAACTTGGTAAACAGAGAGAAATTGTTTAGCTTCTATACTTCTTCTGGCGGGATTGATCTATAATGTCTGGTACAGTGTTCTTGTGAGGTTGCTTGCCCAGAACTTATAAAGCTCGACTAATCTGTGTCAAATTTGTTTGATTGAATATATTAAGAAACCGAAGATTAactgaataaataaaattacaagGATGTAAGTGCTTGTTTCAGAAGTTCCAATGCTTTGCTCTCATATTACCTGATTATGCGAGTTTAGACATTAAAAAGGGttcaagggaaagaaaaaatttttttttttaat
Encoded proteins:
- the LOC113716791 gene encoding transcription factor bHLH79 isoform X1, translating into MDPQASYNLGCDTAAYNLAEIWPFPMNNGPGPGASAATSFHNTNDFVATMSMNMNVNSGVNRDRDPMVMEQAPNPTPNSSGGGGVRRRRDDDEAVKGVSNSSNGNAMKACDSKKLKTAGAHENREAEAEGEANSGKAAEPSPKPAEPPKQDYIHVRARRGQATDSHSLAERARREKISERMKILQDLVPGCNKVIGKALVLDEIINYIQSLQRQVEFLSMKLEAVNSRLSPGIEGFPSKDFGQQPFDSSGMAFASQAVREYARGTSPDWLHMQIGGGFERSS
- the LOC113716791 gene encoding transcription factor bHLH79 isoform X2, whose amino-acid sequence is MDPQASYNLGCDTAAYNLAEIWPFPMNNGPGPGASAATSFHNTNDFVATMSMNMNVNSGVNRDRDPMVMEQAPNPTPNSSGGGGVRRRRDDDEAVKGVSNSSNGNAMKACDSKKLKTAGAHENREAEAEGEANSGKAAEPSPKPAEPPKQDYIHVRARRGQATDSHSLAERARREKISERMKILQDLVPGCNKVIGKALVLDEIINYIQSLQRQVEFLSMKLEAVNSRLSPGIEGFPSKDAVREYARGTSPDWLHMQIGGGFERSS